The Ensifer adhaerens genome contains a region encoding:
- a CDS encoding flagellar hook-basal body complex protein FliE has product MIDAVKSLGAFSVTKETDGTHSTSSSSSIFGMPAATQGVPQGQSFASVLGDMASDAIGAMKKAEGMSLDGIRGQANTREVVDAVMSAEQSLQTAIAIRDKVVTAYLEIARMQI; this is encoded by the coding sequence ATGATCGATGCAGTTAAATCCCTCGGCGCCTTCTCGGTCACCAAAGAGACCGACGGCACCCACTCCACGTCATCCTCGTCGTCGATCTTCGGCATGCCGGCCGCCACCCAGGGCGTGCCGCAGGGGCAGAGCTTCGCTTCGGTTCTCGGCGACATGGCAAGCGACGCCATCGGCGCCATGAAGAAGGCCGAAGGCATGTCACTCGACGGCATTCGCGGCCAGGCAAACACCCGTGAGGTCGTCGATGCGGTGATGAGCGCCGAACAGTCGCTGCAGACCGCGATCGCGATCCGCGACAAGGTGGTCACCGCCTACCTCGAAATCGCGCGCATGCAGATCTGA
- the flgC gene encoding flagellar basal body rod protein FlgC, protein MDPLTSALKVSASGLQAESTRLRIVSENIANARSTGDTPGADPYRRKTISFAAEVDRASGASLVEIERQGTDDSDFNIEFDPGNPAANEKGMVKLPNVNILVEMADMREANRAYEANLQTIKQSRDLISQTIDLLRASQ, encoded by the coding sequence ATGGATCCATTGACCTCGGCCCTCAAGGTATCGGCCTCCGGCCTGCAGGCGGAATCGACTCGCCTGCGCATCGTCTCCGAAAACATCGCCAACGCCCGCTCCACCGGCGATACGCCGGGCGCGGATCCCTATCGCCGCAAGACCATCAGCTTTGCAGCCGAAGTGGACCGCGCAAGCGGCGCCTCGCTGGTCGAGATTGAGCGGCAGGGCACGGACGATTCGGATTTCAACATCGAGTTCGATCCGGGCAATCCGGCCGCCAACGAAAAGGGCATGGTCAAGCTGCCGAACGTCAACATCCTGGTGGAGATGGCCGATATGCGCGAAGCCAACCGCGCCTATGAGGCGAACCTCCAGACCATCAAGCAGTCCCGCGACCTGATTTCCCAGACAATCGACCTGTTGAGAGCCTCGCAATAA
- a CDS encoding DUF1217 domain-containing protein, translating to MTTTYTSYKLITADLTKSLARVAEQPDVARETAYYLSKIGDVKTIDDFFADTRLYNYAMKAHGLEDMAYAKAFMRKVLTEGVDNEDAFANKLTDNRYKQLVESLNFAAHGAAATSFDRAQKGVAEKYTRQTLEQDAGEENAGVRLALYFSRMAPTINSGYAIIADEAIAQVVRTALQLPDEFAATNVDRQAETYEQALDFKDFQDPTKVAEFLDRFTALWETKNSTDGYDPLAVFGSSSGYGISSDLLLSINSLKLGGN from the coding sequence GTGACCACGACCTATACGAGCTACAAGCTGATTACGGCCGACTTGACGAAGTCGCTGGCCCGCGTTGCCGAGCAGCCGGATGTGGCGCGCGAGACCGCGTACTATCTGTCGAAGATCGGCGACGTCAAAACGATCGACGACTTCTTTGCCGATACCCGCCTCTACAATTACGCGATGAAGGCGCATGGCCTGGAAGACATGGCCTATGCCAAGGCCTTCATGCGCAAGGTGCTGACCGAAGGCGTCGACAACGAAGATGCCTTTGCCAACAAGCTGACCGACAACCGTTACAAGCAGCTCGTCGAATCGCTGAATTTTGCCGCCCACGGCGCGGCCGCCACATCCTTCGACCGTGCGCAGAAGGGCGTCGCAGAAAAATACACGCGCCAGACCTTGGAACAGGACGCAGGCGAAGAGAATGCCGGCGTCAGGCTTGCCCTTTATTTTTCGCGCATGGCGCCGACGATCAACAGCGGCTACGCCATCATCGCCGATGAGGCGATTGCCCAGGTGGTGCGCACGGCCCTGCAGCTGCCCGACGAATTCGCAGCGACCAATGTCGATCGCCAGGCCGAAACCTATGAACAGGCGCTCGATTTCAAGGACTTCCAGGACCCGACCAAGGTAGCCGAGTTTCTCGACCGGTTCACCGCGCTCTGGGAAACCAAAAATTCAACGGACGGTTATGATCCGCTCGCGGTCTTCGGCTCATCGAGCGGCTACGGCATTTCTTCCGATCTTCTCCTGTCCATCAACAGCCTGAAACTCGGGGGAAACTGA
- the fliI gene encoding flagellar protein export ATPase FliI yields the protein MQSEGQKTSTGSTSLAALAGLVERYAKPEFSIAPGGHVQTISPGHYTVTGLSRHVRLGDFVAHKSVTGTHLGEVVRVEPERVVVCPIEPGDPIGIHDTVIRKGAFRVAPTDQWCGRAINALGEPIDGLGPLQQGDVRRSITNTAPPSMTRKRVEKGFLTGVRAIDIFSPLCLGQRLGIFAGSGVGKSTLLSMLARADAFDKVVIALVGERGREVREFIEDTLGDNLAKSVAVVATSDESPMLRKMAPLTAVTIAEHYRDNGDNVLLIVDSVTRFAHAIREVATASGEPPIARGYPASVFTELPRLLERAGPGTEGAGTITAIISILVDGDNHNDPVADSTRGILDGHIVLERSLAEEGRYPPINPLASISRLARKAWTPDQEKLVSRLKALIHRFEETRDLRLIGGYRPGGDPDLDMAIKQVPVIYEVLTQTAGERPAQDAFSDLANALKAAAMGNQPGARAR from the coding sequence ATGCAAAGCGAAGGCCAGAAAACGAGCACGGGATCGACATCTCTGGCGGCACTTGCCGGCCTGGTCGAACGCTATGCCAAACCCGAATTCTCGATCGCGCCCGGCGGTCACGTCCAGACGATCTCGCCTGGCCACTATACGGTGACTGGCCTGTCGCGGCATGTCCGGCTCGGCGATTTCGTCGCCCACAAGAGCGTCACCGGAACCCATCTCGGCGAGGTCGTTCGGGTCGAGCCGGAGCGGGTGGTCGTCTGCCCGATCGAGCCCGGCGATCCGATCGGCATCCACGACACGGTCATTCGCAAGGGCGCCTTCCGTGTCGCGCCGACCGACCAATGGTGCGGCCGCGCGATCAATGCGCTCGGCGAGCCGATCGATGGTCTCGGACCTCTCCAGCAGGGCGACGTGCGCCGCTCGATCACCAACACCGCGCCGCCGTCGATGACGCGCAAGCGAGTCGAGAAGGGCTTCCTGACCGGCGTGCGCGCGATCGACATTTTTTCGCCGCTCTGCCTTGGCCAGCGTCTCGGCATCTTTGCCGGTTCGGGCGTCGGTAAGTCGACGCTGCTCTCCATGCTGGCGCGCGCCGATGCCTTCGACAAGGTGGTGATCGCGCTGGTCGGCGAACGTGGCCGTGAAGTGCGCGAATTCATCGAGGATACGCTGGGCGATAATCTGGCGAAGTCCGTCGCGGTCGTCGCGACCAGCGACGAAAGCCCGATGCTGCGCAAGATGGCGCCGCTGACCGCCGTCACCATCGCCGAGCATTATCGTGACAACGGCGACAATGTTCTTCTGATCGTCGACAGCGTCACCCGCTTCGCCCACGCGATCCGCGAGGTCGCAACCGCGTCCGGCGAGCCGCCGATCGCGCGCGGCTATCCGGCCTCGGTCTTCACCGAACTGCCGCGCCTTCTGGAGCGCGCCGGCCCCGGCACCGAAGGCGCCGGCACGATCACGGCGATCATCTCCATCCTCGTCGACGGCGACAACCACAACGATCCCGTCGCCGACTCGACGCGCGGTATCCTCGATGGGCACATCGTGCTCGAGCGCAGTCTTGCGGAGGAGGGGCGGTATCCGCCGATCAATCCGCTCGCCTCTATCTCGCGCCTGGCGCGCAAGGCCTGGACCCCCGACCAGGAGAAGCTGGTCTCGCGCCTGAAGGCGCTGATCCACCGCTTCGAAGAGACCCGCGACCTTCGCCTGATCGGCGGCTATCGCCCGGGTGGCGATCCGGATCTCGACATGGCGATCAAGCAGGTGCCGGTCATCTACGAGGTACTGACGCAGACCGCCGGTGAGCGCCCGGCACAGGATGCCTTTTCCGATCTCGCCAACGCGCTGAAGGCGGCGGCGATGGGCAATCAGCCGGGTGCGAGAGCGAGGTGA
- the flgF gene encoding flagellar basal-body rod protein FlgF, translating into MQTGLYVAISSQMALEKRLNTLADNIANANTVGFRGTEVKFNEMLGDTKPTKVAYVNKGEEFLNTSNGSLTRTGSALDFAVKGDAWFQIETPAGPALTRDGRFTLTDTGELVTIRGYPVLDAGGAPIQLNGNGGDITVGADGALHQNGVAVASLGLYEADFSKGFIRLDNSAVQPAAQVEPVVDRFDVGVMQGFLEESNVNAIQEMSQLIMVTRAFDNITALLRDSEGSLEEAVKTLGGSR; encoded by the coding sequence GTGCAAACCGGTCTTTACGTCGCGATTTCGTCGCAGATGGCGCTTGAAAAGCGCCTCAATACGCTTGCCGACAACATCGCGAACGCCAACACCGTCGGCTTCCGCGGCACCGAGGTGAAGTTCAACGAGATGCTCGGCGACACGAAGCCGACCAAGGTTGCCTACGTCAACAAGGGCGAGGAGTTCCTGAACACCAGCAACGGTTCGCTGACGCGCACCGGCTCGGCGCTCGACTTCGCCGTCAAGGGCGATGCCTGGTTCCAGATCGAGACGCCCGCCGGCCCGGCGCTGACGCGCGACGGGCGGTTCACGCTGACGGATACCGGCGAACTCGTCACCATTCGCGGCTATCCGGTTCTCGACGCCGGCGGCGCGCCGATCCAGCTCAACGGCAACGGCGGCGACATCACCGTCGGCGCCGATGGTGCGCTTCACCAGAACGGTGTCGCGGTCGCCTCGCTCGGCCTTTACGAGGCCGATTTCAGCAAGGGTTTCATCCGTCTCGACAACAGCGCCGTTCAGCCGGCGGCACAGGTCGAGCCGGTCGTCGACCGTTTCGATGTAGGCGTCATGCAGGGCTTCCTCGAGGAGTCCAACGTCAATGCCATTCAGGAAATGTCGCAGCTGATCATGGTCACCCGCGCCTTCGACAACATCACCGCCCTGCTGCGCGACAGCGAAGGATCGCTCGAAGAAGCGGTCAAGACGCTTGGCGGCAGCCGCTAA
- the flgB gene encoding flagellar basal body rod protein FlgB, translated as MQPIQLFELASRQAQWLTVRQNVVAGNIANANTPHYKAKDVKPFESVLQDAGIQMAATNKMHFTDGLAASQVAEVGMVDGVQIQQSGNSVAIEQEMMKTGEIKRDYELSAGLVKAFHRMMLMAVRK; from the coding sequence ATGCAACCGATTCAGCTTTTCGAACTCGCGTCCCGGCAGGCCCAGTGGCTGACCGTTCGCCAGAACGTGGTGGCCGGCAACATCGCCAATGCGAACACGCCGCACTACAAGGCCAAGGACGTCAAGCCGTTCGAAAGCGTGCTGCAGGACGCCGGCATCCAGATGGCGGCGACCAACAAGATGCACTTCACGGACGGCCTCGCAGCCTCTCAGGTGGCTGAAGTCGGCATGGTCGACGGTGTGCAGATCCAGCAATCCGGCAACAGCGTCGCGATCGAGCAGGAAATGATGAAGACCGGCGAAATCAAGCGCGACTACGAGCTCTCCGCCGGCCTTGTGAAGGCCTTTCACCGAATGATGCTAATGGCGGTACGGAAGTAA